The Helianthus annuus cultivar XRQ/B chromosome 16, HanXRQr2.0-SUNRISE, whole genome shotgun sequence genome includes a window with the following:
- the LOC110917192 gene encoding probable xyloglucan endotransglucosylase/hydrolase protein 26 produces MATAFKSFVVVVLISAISFQSCLVNANFYTDTYFNWGAFHSYVFGNGEDLNLVLDKVAGSGIQSYNSYLFGSIEMLIKLVPGNSAGTVTAYYLSSKGDYHDEIDFEFLGNSSGQPYTVHTNIFTQGKGNREQQFKLWFDPTTGFHNYTIHWNPNAVVWFVDSIPIRVYRNYKSEGIGFPDRQGMQVYSSLWNADNWATRGGLVKIDWSCAPFTAGLCKFNARACKWNGPVSIYQCAYPNQVNWWTSSAYKQLSWDQQGKLKWVRDNYMIYNYCTDYKRFNWQMAPECSKPQY; encoded by the exons ATGGCAACAGCATTCAAGtcttttgttgttgttgtgttaATCTCAGCAATTTCATTCCAATCATGTCTTGTCAATGCAAATTTTTACACCGACACTTATTTCAACTGGGGTGCCTTCCATTCATATGTTTTTGGCAATGGTGAAGATCTTAATCTGGTGTTGGATAAAGTTGCAG GGTCTGGTATTCAATCATACAACTCATACCTATTTGGAAGCATTGAAATGTTGATCAAGTTGGTTCCAGGGAACTCTGCAGGAACCGTCACAGCATACTAT CTTTCATCTAAGGGAGACTATCATGATGAGATCGACTTTGAGTTCCTAGGGAACTCATCTGGACAACCTTATACCGTGCACACAAACATCTTTACCCAAGGCAAAGGAAATAGGGAGCAGCAGTTCAAGTTATGGTTTGACCCTACTACCGGATTCCACAACTACACCATACACTGGAACCCCAATGCAGTTGT GTGGTTTGTCGATAGCATACCGATTCGGGTTTATAGAAACTACAAAAGCGAAGGAATTGGCTTCCCAGACCGCCAAGGAATGCAGGTTTATTCTAGTTTGTGGAATGCTGATAACTGGGCAACACGAGGCGGTCTAGTGAAAATTGACTGGTCATGTGCACCTTTCACGGCTGGTTTATGCAAGTTTAATGCTAGGGCTTGTAAGTGGAATGGACCGGTTAGTATTTATCAATGTGCTTATCCTAACCAAGTTAACTGGTGGACCTCCTCTGCCTATAAGCAACTGAGCTGGGACCAACAGGGAAAACTCAAATGGGTTAGAGATAACTACATGATCTACAACTACTGCACAGATTATAAGCGTTTCAACTGGCAGATGGCTCCTGAATGCTCCAAGCCTCAATACTAA